CGTGTGCTGCGTGAACgagtggcgttctttctcccattaaaaaaacaataagaaaataTTAATCATAGCTCCTGCACTAGCTTAGGAACCAATAAAAACACGTGCAAGAGCATTTAactgaatgagattttttttaaaattcattaGGGCCCGAATGATAATTTTGTGTAGTCTTATTATGTTTAGGTGAAGAACCATTTGAACGATTACGccttatttttttccctaaaaagaaataagaattcaaacaaagagagaggaTAATGTAAACCTCACAACACAAGCCATTCGAGAATCTTAAAAGTAAAGGTAGAGCGACAGCTCAACAAACCAcgcaaaacaaaacagaaaaataagcCAAACTAGCAGGAGTAGAGCGAGAGCTAGGGGGAAGTGTACTAAAATATAGACCGTGATAGGAATCATTAACCACACACCTATTTTAAATGttcaatatttaaaaaaatatatatatatatataaaatatttgtCACTTGGCAGTTTAGATGgggacaatttttttttatctgattttttttttttaaaaaaaaattgttatcgATTCATTTAGTTGGTCTAATTTGATTTCCATTTCTATCAATTTCATATAATCTCAATCCAAATCAAACTAATAAGAATTCGATTTGGTTCAATACAGAGTGAATCCGTCATTTCAGTTTATCCAACTAGATCGGGTTGAACTTGACAACATTACTCTCTCATGTGCTATAATATGGAAGAGTGGCAGATAATTGAAATCAAATTCGATCTTTTATTTAAGGGctaatgttctctgtgccgcagtgcaatctgcacccagacacatgggctggaTATTTTACCATttagggggcaaggtggtcattatGCTCACCCCCATGTGTCAGGACACAGCCTACGCCCCTAGCACATAGAACATTTGGCCTTTACTAAAtttgtttaattgtttttaaGTAGCGTCCATTATTAAATGATAACTGCATTGTTAAATGATAACTGCATTTAGATGCGTTAGCATAAATGCATTGCACGCGGATCACTGGTTGGTCgtgttttctttttcatagATTCACAAACATTAGAACGCATCAATTCTAAATTATTTATATTTCTTTGAAGAAAATTTAATTGAACATAATATGATGTTATTTATCAATTGAACTATTAAAACAAAGATTTTACGATGTACCTTTCACATACATCAAGAAGAATGTTCCTATTAGTGAGAATTTATATTCTTTCTCGCTCATGTGACCAATAGATCAAGCCTTCTTATCAGCATCTTCCAAGAAAGATTGATCATTTAGAGAAAGCACACTTGATGAGGTAATGAAAATTAACAAATCACATTAATTAATCCTTTTAAGGAAGCTTTCCTAAATAGTCCACTGTTTTTAAGCCACAAGGAATAAGGATAACTAATCTCAAAAGGTTCAAACTATTGGATTTTCTTAAGGCTCCGTTTGATTGCAaggagaagtaaaaagaaaggaagggaaaattttcaaacctaaaaaagaaacttttgtaatcattatcctatgtgattgtataaactatttaaatttcttaCAATATCTAataaagatacattttacatgtaatatttattttacattttaaaccaaaggaaaatggatgcaaaataaaatgaaatttaataaccaaatatggaatgatttggagttagatatattgtcacatggggtaatgattaaaacaattctttttttaagtatgaaaatttcactttccttccctttaattccccttggaACCAAATGGAGtttacaggaaaaaaaaaaaaaaaagaagtttcctATATGGGtaaaacatatgttgaaatctAGGATCATGGGAATGTACAACATTAGTCAAAGTACCATAGGTGAGCACAGAATGGATCAGGTAAACTCTTGTCCAGAGAATGAATCATCTGCACCTATATTTAGGtgaacatacatgtgagaggtaatttcttgtcttttttttgttttcattaatacccgttctccccttgtaaatggcaaaaatgagACAAATGATTACCTCTCATATGTACGTGCAGGAACATAAGAAATTGACTCAGGTGAGCATAGGCAAACAAGGGTCTCTAAGTAAAAGTATAAAAATTGTGACATCTACATGACAGGTCAACAAACCTCAAGGGATATAAAGGATGTTTACTCTTTATTTCATATTCTCTTCAAAGTTGGCAAACCAggttttccattttccatttggCTTTGATAACAACGCCAGCAATTTAATGATGGTCGTTACTTAATTAATACCCCACTGGCTGCCGCATTTTGTTGAAAAGAATAGAGTCATAAGccttaaaaaaaatcttctaaTCAAATTGGTTGAAAATTACTTATAGTATGACACATTTTTTCTTATTCAATATAAGATTCCTAGTTGTATAGTCCTGCACCAGCAAGAGTGCAGATCAGGTACGACGACAAATCTTGGGACACCCCACACTACTCATATGGAATCCAGAGGACCACATCTATTTTTTGACAAAATCAATTCAAAAGATACCCTAATGTCGCTTTTGAAATGATGAATTTTAACTCTAcagttctaagtattggtatcatattgtCTGTATCGATGATACGGTACAGATAGgaggtaaaatggtaaaaagaattattttttaagaagatttaggggtaattttgtctgatatAGTCGATCCATTTcaatatcatatcggttttaTAAGTGACCAATACTCGATTCAATATTGTGCACTAGAACCATGCTCAATCCTCTATGGGGTATGGGTCTTAAGTGCCAAAGGTGGGTCAACGACCAACACCCCCATGGAAGTTGTGAGATCTGTTTGTTTAGACCCTACAACTTGTGGGGTTCAGCACTTTGATTATTATATGATACAAATTGATATGGCTTGTCCACACACGGTGGGGTTGAGTCCCAcattgggtgggtgggtgggtagggtgtatgtgtttgtgtttgttaATTTgtatttgacaaaaaaaaaaaaaaaaaaattacaaattaaaatcttaaatttgaattttgaaccaCCACTCTTCAAGtcacttcaatttttttatttcaagattATTAGCTTATTgttgtcttgtcaaacttcatTTTCCCCATATATAAAACCTGGGAAGTGAGGTGGGGaagagaggatccaaattggggaAGAGAGATGGGTTCTGATATTGGCGCAGAGGAGAAACAAAGGAAGCCCCATGTCGTTTGCATCCCATACCCAGCCCAGGGCCACATAAACCCAATGTTTAAGGTGGCAAAGCTTCTCCATCATAGAGGCTTCCATGTCTCCTTCGTCCACACCGAACTCAGTTACAGTCGTTTACTCAAATCAAGAGGCCCTGATTCTCTAAAGGGTTTACCTGGCTTTCATTTCCACTCCATTCCTGACGGTCTCCCACCTCCAGATGTAGGTGCCAACGAAGACATTCCTTCCCTGTGTGACTCCACCTCTAAGAATTGTTTACTCCCCTTTCGTACCCTTCTCTCCCAACTCAACACCACAGATGGCATCCCTCCGGTCACCTGCATAATCTCCGATGGTGTCATGAGCTTCACTCTTGACGCTGCCGAAGAACTTGGAATCCCTGAAGTTTTGTTCTGGACCCCTAGTGCATGTGGCTTCTTAGCCTACATGCACTATTATCTCCTCGTCGGAAAAGACCTTGCACCACTCAAAGgtacataataataataataataataataatatattattattattattattattattaacaaCACATGTATATAAATTTTGATATCacttgttagaaacttggataATATTCTTACACGGAAAACATTAAcatgctttgtttttttattttttctgtaaCAGACACGAACTGCTTGACAAATGGGTATCTAGACACTGAGATCGATTGCATCCCCGGAATGAAGGATATGCGCTTAAGAGATATGCCGAGTTTCGTTAGAACTACCGATCCCAACGATATCATGTTCAACTTTCTAAAGAGAGAGGCAGGAAGAAGTAAAAAAGCTACAGCGATCATTATAAACTCCTTTGATGCAATTGAGAAAGATGTCTTAAATGCTCTCTCTTCAATGTTGCCTCGCGTTTACAGCATCGGACCTTTACAGTTGCTGCTGAATCAAGTCGAGGATGATGGTTTAAAGTCAATTGGGTGCAATCTATGGAGAGAAGAACCCGAGTGTCTCGATTGGCTCAATTCCAAAGAACCCGGTTCAGTGGTCTACGTGAATTACGGAAGCAGCACAGTTTTGACAGCCCAGCAACTCGTTGAGTTCGCTTGGGGACTCGCTAATAGCGAACAGACGTTCTTGTGGTTCATAAGACCCGATCTCGTGAGGGGTGACTCGGCAATATTGCCACCCGAGTTCGAGACTCTGACCAAAGAAAGGGGTATGTCAGCGAGTTGGTGCCGGCAAGAGCAAGTGCTGAACCACCCAGCCATCGGTGGTTTCTTAACACATTGTGGTTGGAACTCTATACTTGAAACCATATGTGGTGGTGTGCCGGTGATCTGTTGGCCGTTCTTCGCCGAGCAACAAACCAATTGCAGGTATTCCAGTGTACATTGGGGGATTGGCAACGAGATTGATAGTAATGTGAACAGGAAAGATGTAGAAAGGCTTGTGAGGGACCTGATAGTAGGAGAAAAGGTTAAGGAGATGAAGAACAAAGCcatggaatggaagaagaaagcTGAAGAGGCCATTGCTCCTGGTGGTTCCTCACACCTCAATTTTGATAATTTGGTGAACCAATTGCTTTCTTTCCAAGTGATATTAACTAATGGATGAGCAGTAAATAATTGAAATCTAATTCTTGGATTCCCTTCAtttgtttaattgtttttttttttattttttttttttagagtaaTCTATTTTCTAAAGTGGAATCCAATAAATGCGCTGCACGTTATTATGTATTGATTATGATAAATTTATCATATAATATGTTTTTATTCTAATAAAATTGTTAGTGTTTGGTTTTACTAATTCGTATGTCGTTATCTTCCAAAAAAGTTCTGgaatttatataatttttaattaaaatgtcAATTAGGTGCATTTGATCTGTAGAGCataaggatgtcaacggatattcgaaaatctgTATTCAATCCGtgttcatatccgtttaggagaatttgAATCTGTCCAATATTAATTGGATACGAATATAATAATCCCTCTATCCAATCGATTATTATCAGATTCGTTTACAATCcaactataataaaatatctgaaatatatctctgtGTCAATCTATCCTTTTAAGGCACCTTAATGGATTTtgaatcttatttttataattttataagttaagaacttaagataatgtgattctttttctagattttctgtTGGTTTAtaaatattgttttatgcaatgtgatataTGGATTCACGTATCtatgtgagaaaatcaaagattaagaagagtagaagaaagggtagttgttgaattttcaagtctcaaccctaaccctcatcataaaaactgtaaagatgtcaacgaatagtcaaaaattcgtattcaatccgcgttcatatccatttaggagaatctgtattcaaaaaatcactaacCGGAAATCATCCGAATCCATTCGAAAACCGATaagatattatccgaatccatccgaatataatcggatgcGAATATGACAATGTCACTATTCGACTGaatttgatccgtttacatcctaaAGTGAGGTAGAAGCCTAATGATCGAGTACGACATGAACAACCAGGCTATAAATCATATTTATCATATATGAATACAAATAATATACGAATCAGGTTCATGCGGTTCGATCATGTCATTTATACATTCATCATTTATAATAGTCCAGTCAACATGTATAATCTATGAGTTATCATTCATTTGTCTTTGTACATGAGTAATTATGTTTCTTATTATCATTTTAGTCATTACATGAGTTACATATTTATTATCTGAAATAGTCTGAACGTCTCAAGAGTTTGGTATACCCATCATCAGACAATATCTCGGCTGAagcctcaatgcctctcaaagAGAATAAAATGTCAGGATAGTATCTTGGCCGAAGCGTCAATATCTCTCAAAGCCTGGTATACCTCATTGAGTCGTGTTTTGGCATCATACATTACATGTTCAATCATTCATGTTATTTCATTGCATAACATGTTGTAAACTTATAACATAATTCTGATCTCATGATACATAAAAACAATCGATAATCATGTGACATGTATACAACATTCCCAATCGCActctttcatttcattcaatCCTTCCAATACACATACATTAATTAGCaatggatttaaaaaaaataaaatcacagtCATATAACAGTAAATAGCAGCAATCCGGATACGGATTCTTTGGATCTGGCTCCACTCCACTCATCAATGATTCACAaaggctctccctctctccattCATCAAAATCAGGGTCGAGCTGAGCCCGAGGTCTCAATCAGGGCCAAGAATTTCTGGTcctaacctgccctcagggtcagaaatCTTTAAGCAGGTCTTATTCTAGCTTAGGGCGGATTCgggccgacaaggccaaacttgcagccctattTTTCCCCATATAGTATAAATGTGAAGGGTAAAAGATTTGCATAACGttaatttaatttcaaaatttcatgCGGGCATTGACACCTCTCATAAGACTCGGATTACTATAACATCATCCCCTGTAAAATGTCTTATATACcccctatttttaatgtttttccaTAATAACCCCTCCAAGGCATGAAACTACGCACTACATGTACAAAACTCTCTCCCATATGTGAAATAACATGATTTACCTTTAGGGGAAGAGATTGCTGCCTAGATCGACTCAAGGGCCCATGAGAGTGCgtgcaagggcatcaacatggatgtgATTTTCTATTTCACAGGGGGTGGAGTGGTATTTTCGTGTGGTCATGTGTCTAGCCATAGGTGCCACGTGACTagacaatgttctttttcccacgTAACACATTAATGTGTTATCTTACAAGGGCAAAGAAGTAAAGTTACAATTTTTTATGAGAGAAGGTTTCCTATAAAGGCAGTGTAAGAAGGAATTTGCTCACTACATCCAATGAGGAGTTAGAAAATGGTATCGtcgttgatgagcacatttatgtgtgaaatcttagggcataaatcatacattttactacattggacagagttactcggtgctttcttgtgcttttcaggttttagatgaattcttgagaaaatggaagagatgatgctaaagaaatatttttaagctatttaaaggtgttaatggcttggatgtgtagcccatcgagtcagcttcgtaacggttcaaacggcacttgattccgagttgaaacgaagaagttacggccgtttccgtaacgaagcgcgaaaatggtctataggggtttatttgcaattattgacagtcggctggagacaaaatgaagcaaaagttcggattctagggtcTTAACgtaataaccagaagttatatttcctgtacccgaaagattccatttggagggctctggacagtccaacttcaacttgagatatcttgggctcccgaactccaaattggacgaaatttgggtctattttgggtgatttttcgtaaggaacacaatggtgaggcctatataagcaccccatgctccacgttttctgaaggacagaatgggtattttatttattctggaaggaatcctagtcatcacccttactctctctctcctccaacttctcaagggcacttctgaaattctatttgggatagatttattttaaaagatattctctcacctatagaaagttgaaaaatcaaagatgctttgattttattgtttggagaagatatctacaaagaaaaggaagcacttgttagaattgaaagtttacttttctagaaataaaaggtctatgtaaataatcttctcttcttcttctttctatttttttcttttttcttaagattcaaggcattgtaaaagaggaaggagaagataatattctcttttcttagggaatatttctcctacacttccctattctctcttctcctctcttcctcttataaataccccttaccctctgggttgtaaggagtgagtagtttttttagttcagtttttagttagtttctagttcaattttaattcagttttttagtgtaatttttatttcattcacttagtgaaattttctcttcttttcctatttgatttcaagttcttagttttgatttcataagtctagtttaatagttgttatagttttagtttaaagcttcctagtctaagttcctatgttgatgacaagacatggagatttagaagaggaagccatggtgagcttattcaagtattcaagcacatcaaggtatctcattctctaaacccttaatctcattctccctttcctctatctctctctatcttcttcttcttctctctttatttcttttattttttttgatatggttgtggtatgtggatgcacttttattcccttatttctttttatatgattatgaagtgtggctgtgtttttgttattcctttcaattcgctttagtttgataggttagatgcttatgtgttaggacgccaatttaatcccttaattttgttagatgcttatgagttaggatgcattaattttcattagtttaattagtttaatttaacactttaatttggttcactttgcattacttttaagttaattaaatagagtggcgtatatctcctcgtgttcgacccgtagctacgattgacccgtacgcttgcggtaatttttaaactcaaacagtcGTCCAATAGGAGCCCACATGATGATAaat
The sequence above is a segment of the Telopea speciosissima isolate NSW1024214 ecotype Mountain lineage chromosome 7, Tspe_v1, whole genome shotgun sequence genome. Coding sequences within it:
- the LOC122668283 gene encoding 7-deoxyloganetin glucosyltransferase-like — translated: MGSDIGAEEKQRKPHVVCIPYPAQGHINPMFKVAKLLHHRGFHVSFVHTELSYSRLLKSRGPDSLKGLPGFHFHSIPDGLPPPDVGANEDIPSLCDSTSKNCLLPFRTLLSQLNTTDGIPPVTCIISDGVMSFTLDAAEELGIPEVLFWTPSACGFLAYMHYYLLVGKDLAPLKDTNCLTNGYLDTEIDCIPGMKDMRLRDMPSFVRTTDPNDIMFNFLKREAGRSKKATAIIINSFDAIEKDVLNALSSMLPRVYSIGPLQLLLNQVEDDGLKSIGCNLWREEPECLDWLNSKEPGSVVYVNYGSSTVLTAQQLVEFAWGLANSEQTFLWFIRPDLVRGDSAILPPEFETLTKERGMSASWCRQEQVLNHPAIGGFLTHCGWNSILETICGGVPVICWPFFAEQQTNCRYSSVHWGIGNEIDSNVNRKDVERLVRDLIVGEKVKEMKNKAMEWKKKAEEAIAPGGSSHLNFDNLVNQLLSFQVILTNG